The uncultured Carboxylicivirga sp. genomic interval GGTCCTACAGAGCCATATAACCGCTTATTGTCGCAAATTGCACAAGGAGCTCAAGCTGATGTTATCATCTTCGCCGGTATTGGTTTGAAGTTTGATGAGTATCAGTATTTTAAAGAACAATTATCTCAATCAGGTAACATCGATAAAACCATCATGTTTACTCACCTTGCTGGTGATTCGCAGATTAAAGGATTGATGTTGCCGGATGTTGCCTTGAGTGTGGCTCGTGAGTTTGGTGATCAGGGAAAAGATGTATTGGTGCTATTAACTGATATGACAAACTGGTCGAATATCTTGCGTAACGTGGCTAACTATCAGGATATGATTCCATCATTGCAGGGATATCCTGGATCGTTATACTCAGAGTTAGCAAAACGATATGAGGTGGCTGCCGATATCGAAGGTGCTGGTTCTATCACAATTATTGGAGCAACTACTTTGGAATCATTAGAAGATCCTGTTCCAGATAACACCGGTTATATTACCGAAGGTCAGTTCTTCCTGGATGGAGGTAAATTAAAGTTAGCTCGTTCACTTTCTCGTTTGAAACAAGGTGTGAATGGTAAAACTCGTAACGACCACCGTGCTATTATGACAGCTATGGCTTCTTTATTGGCCGACGCTGAAAAAGCTTTTGAAGCATCAGAAGTTGGAGCTGCCAATGACCCTTACTCTCAAAAATTATTGCGCTATCGTACCGACTTTATCGAGAATATCGAAGAACCATTTGGTGAACCTATCGAGCTGGAAGCTGCTTTAGATAAGTGTTGGTCTATTCTTAAACGCCATTTCGAACCTACAGAAACAGGCCTCAGTAAAAAACTGATTGAAGAATATTGGGATAAGAATTAAGCGGTTATCTATTTAAAAGAAAAAAGAAATGAACGATAATAAAGAAAATCTG includes:
- a CDS encoding V-type ATP synthase subunit B — translated: MIRKEINKISEVGKALISVEGNPGVALNHVVELLEADSGQSLSFAKAINITEDSTRFQVFNGTTGLSTRTKIRMHEIPLTAGFSNKMLGRSFDGSGEVADGGPEVIFEKQVSTRLDTLNPTVRNVPKQALWTGIPMIDVFNTLVKSQKIPIFAGPTEPYNRLLSQIAQGAQADVIIFAGIGLKFDEYQYFKEQLSQSGNIDKTIMFTHLAGDSQIKGLMLPDVALSVAREFGDQGKDVLVLLTDMTNWSNILRNVANYQDMIPSLQGYPGSLYSELAKRYEVAADIEGAGSITIIGATTLESLEDPVPDNTGYITEGQFFLDGGKLKLARSLSRLKQGVNGKTRNDHRAIMTAMASLLADAEKAFEASEVGAANDPYSQKLLRYRTDFIENIEEPFGEPIELEAALDKCWSILKRHFEPTETGLSKKLIEEYWDKN